Proteins from one Microbacterium proteolyticum genomic window:
- a CDS encoding VOC family protein, which yields MEQRISLITLGVADLRRSVAFYERLGWRRSPSSVEGEVAFFDLGGMVLGLWSREKLAADSTVTDGRGWGGVTLAHNVREPDEVDAVLTEAVAAGATLGRPGAPTEWGGYSGVFVDPDGHPWEIAVNPGWPLDSDGGPRLP from the coding sequence ATGGAGCAGAGGATCTCGTTGATCACCCTCGGCGTCGCCGATCTTCGACGATCGGTCGCCTTCTACGAGCGCCTCGGCTGGCGACGGTCGCCGAGTTCGGTCGAAGGGGAGGTCGCCTTCTTCGATCTGGGGGGCATGGTCCTCGGGTTGTGGTCGCGGGAGAAGCTCGCGGCCGACTCGACCGTGACCGACGGGCGCGGATGGGGCGGCGTGACCCTGGCCCACAACGTGCGCGAGCCCGACGAGGTGGATGCCGTCCTGACGGAGGCCGTGGCTGCCGGTGCGACGCTCGGCCGGCCGGGCGCCCCGACGGAGTGGGGCGGTTACTCGGGCGTCTTCGTCGATCCGGACGGTCATCCGTGGGAGATCGCGGTCAACCCGGGGTGGCCGCTCGATTCCGATGGAGGACCGCGGCTGCCGTGA
- the uvrB gene encoding excinuclease ABC subunit UvrB, whose protein sequence is MQATRSVRPFEVISEYSPSGDQPQAIADLAARINAGETDVVLLGATGTGKSATTAWLVEAVQRPTLVLAHNKTLAAQLANEFRELMPNNAVEYFVSYYDYYQPEAYVPQTDTFIEKDSSINAEVERLRHSTTNSLLSRRDVVVVSTVSCIYGLGAPEEYLRAMVALQVGERYDRDALIRKFIAMQYNRNDVDFSRGNFRVRGDTIEIIPVYEEYAIRIEMFGDEIEALYMLHPLTGDVVQKMDSVPIFPASHYVAGTDTVQRAIGTIEHELAERLKELESQSKLLEAQRLRMRTTFDLEMLQQLGFCSGIENYSRHLDGRNPGDPPHTLLDFFPDDFLLVIDESHVTVPQIGAMYEGDASRKRTLVEHGFRLPSAMDNRPLRWDEFKNRIGQTVYLSATPGRYEMGIADGVVEQIIRPTGLVDPEIVVKPSKGQIDDLLEQIRLRVERDERVLVTTLTKKMAEELTDFLGEHGVRVRYLHSDVDTLRRVELLTELRAGVYDVLVGINLLREGLDLPEVSLVAILDADKEGFLRSGTSLIQTIGRAARNVSGEVHMYADKMTDSMRNAIEETERRREKQIAYNTANGIDPQPLRKKIADITEVLAREASDTRSLLSRNDKAGKGKSPTPQLRRTGIAAEGADQLESTIADLTQQMLAAAGELKFELAGRLRDEVQDLKKELRAMERAGHA, encoded by the coding sequence ATGCAGGCCACGCGTTCCGTCCGCCCCTTCGAGGTCATCAGCGAGTACTCCCCGTCCGGTGATCAGCCGCAGGCGATCGCCGACCTGGCCGCGCGGATCAACGCCGGCGAGACCGACGTCGTGCTGCTCGGCGCCACCGGTACCGGAAAGTCGGCGACGACCGCCTGGCTCGTCGAAGCCGTCCAGCGCCCGACGCTCGTCCTGGCCCACAACAAGACGCTCGCGGCCCAGCTGGCCAACGAGTTCCGCGAACTCATGCCCAATAACGCCGTCGAGTACTTCGTCTCGTACTACGACTACTACCAGCCGGAGGCGTACGTCCCGCAGACCGATACGTTCATCGAGAAGGACTCCTCGATCAACGCCGAGGTCGAGCGTCTTCGCCACTCGACGACGAACTCCCTGCTGTCGCGTCGCGACGTCGTCGTGGTGTCCACGGTGTCCTGCATCTACGGCCTCGGCGCGCCCGAGGAGTACCTGCGGGCCATGGTCGCGCTGCAGGTGGGGGAGCGGTACGACCGCGACGCCCTGATCCGCAAGTTCATCGCGATGCAGTACAACCGCAACGACGTCGATTTCTCGCGCGGCAACTTCCGCGTCCGCGGCGACACGATCGAGATCATCCCGGTGTACGAGGAGTACGCGATCCGCATCGAGATGTTCGGTGACGAGATCGAGGCGCTGTACATGCTGCATCCGCTGACGGGAGACGTGGTCCAGAAGATGGATTCCGTGCCGATCTTCCCCGCCTCGCACTACGTCGCCGGGACCGACACCGTGCAGCGCGCGATCGGCACCATCGAGCACGAGCTGGCCGAACGGCTCAAGGAACTCGAGTCGCAGAGCAAGCTCCTCGAGGCGCAGCGGCTGCGGATGCGCACCACGTTCGACCTCGAGATGCTGCAGCAGCTGGGCTTCTGCTCGGGCATCGAGAACTACTCGCGGCACCTCGACGGCCGCAATCCGGGAGATCCGCCGCACACGCTGCTGGACTTCTTCCCCGACGACTTCCTGCTCGTCATCGACGAGTCGCACGTGACCGTCCCGCAGATCGGGGCGATGTACGAGGGCGACGCGTCCCGCAAGCGCACGCTCGTCGAGCACGGCTTCCGTCTGCCGAGCGCGATGGACAACCGCCCGCTGCGCTGGGACGAGTTCAAGAACCGGATCGGGCAGACGGTGTACCTGTCGGCGACGCCCGGGCGCTACGAGATGGGCATCGCCGACGGCGTGGTCGAGCAGATCATCCGCCCGACCGGCCTCGTCGACCCCGAGATCGTCGTGAAGCCCTCGAAGGGACAGATCGACGACCTGCTCGAGCAGATCCGTCTGCGCGTCGAACGCGACGAGCGCGTCCTGGTGACGACACTGACCAAGAAGATGGCGGAGGAGCTCACCGACTTCCTGGGGGAGCACGGTGTGCGCGTGCGGTACCTGCACTCCGACGTCGACACCCTTCGACGCGTGGAACTGCTCACGGAACTCCGGGCCGGCGTGTACGACGTCCTCGTCGGCATCAACCTGCTGCGCGAGGGTCTCGACCTGCCCGAGGTGTCTCTCGTCGCGATCCTGGATGCCGACAAGGAAGGGTTCCTGCGCAGCGGGACCTCCCTCATCCAGACGATCGGTCGCGCCGCCCGCAACGTGTCGGGCGAGGTGCACATGTACGCCGACAAGATGACCGACTCGATGCGGAACGCCATCGAGGAGACCGAGCGACGCCGGGAGAAGCAGATCGCCTACAACACGGCGAACGGCATCGACCCGCAGCCGCTGCGGAAGAAGATCGCCGACATCACCGAGGTGCTTGCGAGAGAGGCCTCCGACACCCGGAGCCTGCTGTCCCGCAACGACAAAGCGGGGAAGGGCAAGTCGCCGACACCGCAGCTGCGCCGCACCGGGATCGCCGCCGAAGGTGCCGATCAGTTGGAGTCGACGATCGCCGACCTCACCCAGCAGATGCTGGCGGCGGCGGGCGAGCTCAAGTTCGAGCTCGCGGGACGCCTGCGCGATGAGGTGCAGGACCTGAAGAAGGAGCTCCGCGCGATGGAGCGCGCCGGCCACGCCTGA
- a CDS encoding response regulator transcription factor: MPNPNVVVVIEDDVDIRSLLTATLEPVGFVVHTAVDGLTGIETVRRTDPAVTTLDVSMPGLDGFETARRIREFSTTRILMVSARVDATEERLAREAGADDYLTKPFRPRELRARVHALVAADDED, from the coding sequence ATGCCGAATCCGAACGTCGTGGTCGTCATCGAGGACGACGTCGACATCCGATCGCTGCTCACGGCGACCCTCGAACCGGTGGGCTTCGTCGTGCACACCGCCGTCGACGGTCTCACCGGCATCGAGACGGTCCGACGCACCGACCCCGCGGTCACCACGCTGGACGTCAGCATGCCCGGACTCGACGGTTTCGAGACGGCTCGGCGCATCCGGGAGTTCAGCACGACGCGCATCCTGATGGTGAGCGCCCGAGTGGATGCCACGGAAGAACGGCTCGCGCGTGAGGCCGGCGCCGACGACTACCTCACGAAGCCGTTCCGTCCTCGTGAGCTCCGCGCCCGTGTGCACGCCCTCGTGGCCGCGGACGACGAGGACTGA
- the coaE gene encoding dephospho-CoA kinase encodes MTLLALTGGIASGKSTISRILAEKGAVIVDADAIVREVQAPGSPVLAAIAAEFGPEVLRPDGSLDRPALGARVFGHPERLAALNALVHPAVREESQRRFRAALSADPGALVVYDVPLLAESRGTGEWDLVVVAHAPAELRVRRLVDHRGLSEAEARARVAAQAGDDERLALADVVIDTAGDMDATRRQVDELWDRVSRD; translated from the coding sequence GTGACCCTCCTCGCGCTGACCGGCGGAATCGCGTCCGGAAAGTCCACGATCTCCCGGATTCTCGCCGAGAAGGGCGCGGTGATCGTGGATGCGGATGCGATCGTCCGCGAGGTGCAGGCGCCCGGTTCGCCGGTGCTCGCCGCGATCGCCGCGGAGTTCGGACCCGAGGTGCTGCGGCCCGACGGATCGCTCGACCGGCCCGCGCTGGGAGCACGCGTCTTCGGTCATCCCGAGCGGCTCGCCGCGCTGAATGCGCTGGTGCACCCCGCGGTGCGGGAGGAGTCGCAGCGGCGATTCCGCGCGGCGCTCTCCGCCGATCCCGGCGCCCTGGTCGTCTACGACGTCCCGCTCCTCGCGGAATCCCGCGGGACCGGCGAATGGGACCTCGTCGTCGTGGCCCACGCTCCGGCCGAGCTGCGCGTGCGGCGGCTCGTCGATCATCGCGGCCTCTCCGAGGCGGAGGCCCGCGCCCGGGTCGCCGCCCAGGCCGGTGACGACGAACGATTGGCGCTCGCGGACGTCGTGATCGACACGGCCGGCGACATGGATGCCACGCGACGCCAGGTCGACGAGCTGTGGGACCGCGTCTCGCGGGACTGA